A window of Sphingorhabdus lacus contains these coding sequences:
- a CDS encoding cytochrome P450 — protein MSAGPKIPPDLAATIVDPLAYGAWQPLLDAYATLRREAPIALAEIPGYRPFWVVTRHADILKISKDNTTFLNNPATVVLAPIMAEMFVAHLMNGSPHLVKSLVQMDAPEHPKYRRLTQDWFMPANLKTIEANIRTIAKASVDKMLAMGGECDFARDVASMYPLHVVMELLGVPESDEPLMLKLTQELFGGQDPDLNRTRAVQMSAEEATKIMAQTVADFNAYFEAMAQDRRANPRQDLATIIATGMIDGAPIPDYESAGYYTIVATAGHDTTSASTAGAMWALAQDPEQFAKVKADRTLLPGLIEEAIRWTTPVQHFMRTVAADTEIGGVSMKAGDWLMLCYISGNYDESVFPEPERFDATRSPNRHISFGSGAHQCLGLHLARLEMKILFEELLDRLDSVELAGEPKRSQSTFVGGPKTLPLRFKAA, from the coding sequence GTGAGTGCAGGCCCGAAAATACCACCCGATCTGGCGGCGACAATCGTCGATCCGCTGGCCTATGGCGCTTGGCAACCGCTGTTGGATGCCTATGCGACGCTGCGCCGTGAGGCACCGATCGCTCTGGCGGAAATTCCCGGTTACCGACCGTTCTGGGTGGTGACACGGCATGCGGATATTCTGAAGATCAGTAAGGACAATACGACATTCCTCAACAATCCCGCGACGGTTGTTCTGGCCCCGATCATGGCCGAAATGTTCGTTGCCCACCTGATGAACGGCAGCCCGCATCTGGTGAAATCGCTCGTCCAGATGGACGCGCCAGAGCATCCCAAATACCGCCGTCTGACGCAAGACTGGTTTATGCCTGCCAATCTCAAGACGATTGAGGCGAATATCCGGACCATTGCGAAAGCATCGGTCGACAAGATGCTGGCCATGGGCGGTGAATGTGATTTTGCGCGGGATGTTGCCTCCATGTATCCACTGCACGTGGTGATGGAATTGCTCGGCGTTCCGGAAAGTGATGAGCCTTTAATGCTCAAACTGACACAGGAACTTTTCGGCGGGCAGGACCCGGACCTGAACCGGACACGCGCGGTGCAGATGTCGGCCGAAGAAGCCACCAAGATCATGGCGCAAACCGTTGCGGATTTTAACGCCTATTTCGAAGCGATGGCGCAGGACCGCAGGGCGAATCCGCGACAGGATCTCGCCACCATCATTGCGACAGGGATGATCGACGGCGCGCCGATCCCTGATTACGAAAGCGCTGGTTATTATACGATTGTCGCTACAGCAGGCCACGACACGACGTCGGCGTCGACTGCCGGAGCCATGTGGGCGTTGGCGCAAGATCCGGAGCAGTTTGCGAAGGTGAAGGCGGACCGCACGCTGTTGCCCGGATTGATTGAAGAAGCCATTCGTTGGACGACGCCCGTGCAGCATTTCATGCGGACCGTAGCAGCCGATACGGAAATTGGCGGTGTCTCCATGAAAGCGGGCGACTGGCTTATGCTCTGCTATATCTCCGGAAATTACGACGAGTCGGTGTTTCCGGAACCCGAGCGGTTCGATGCGACACGCAGTCCCAACCGGCATATTTCCTTCGGTTCGGGTGCACATCAATGTCTCGGCTTGCATCTCGCCCGATTGGAGATGAAGATATTGTTCGAAGAGTTACTCGACCGGCTGGATTCGGTTGAACTTGCTGGTGAACCCAAACGGTCGCAGTCGACTTTTGTCGGCGGGCCAAAAACATTACCGCTGCGTTTCAAAGCAGCTTGA
- a CDS encoding acyl-CoA synthetase: protein MGHPVVHAAAYPDKPAVIMAGSGETVTYRQLDERSNQCAHLFRSLGLKHGDTVALCLDNRPEFFDLVWGAQRAGLIYVAISCRLTASEMDYILNDSGSTALFASTYLGATLDQLQSPVKRFILGGEHAGWTSYADAVATMPTTPIADERAGTDMLYSSGTTGQPKGVRFPLPEDPDIASPNALSGLAAMAFKFSSNSIYLSPAPLYHAAPLRWCIAVHRLGGTVVVMEKFDPEAALAAIEKYKINASQWVPTHFARMLKLPEDVRNSYDVSSLETAVHAAAPCPIPIKEAMIEWWGPVLREYYAGTEGQGITFISSEEWLTHKGSVGRPLNAVMHICDENGDDVEVGQEGTVFFESENVFSYHNDEEKTRNATNKHGWTTLGDVGRLDEEGYLYLTDRKSFMIISGGVNIYPQEIENHLVTHPKVRDVAVIGGPHDEMGEEVIAVVQPLDMTEAGDSLRDELTAYAREKLSGIKIPRRIDFREELPRHDTGKLYKRLLRDEYWAEKKA from the coding sequence ATGGGTCATCCCGTCGTCCACGCCGCTGCATATCCCGACAAGCCTGCCGTGATCATGGCAGGGTCCGGAGAGACGGTTACATACCGCCAACTGGATGAACGGTCTAACCAGTGTGCACATCTTTTCCGGTCACTGGGGTTGAAGCATGGCGACACCGTTGCGCTCTGTCTGGATAACCGGCCCGAATTTTTCGATCTGGTCTGGGGCGCGCAGCGTGCCGGGCTGATTTATGTCGCGATCAGCTGCCGTCTGACGGCTTCGGAAATGGATTATATATTAAACGACAGTGGTTCGACCGCGCTCTTTGCCTCCACCTATCTCGGGGCGACGCTGGATCAGTTACAAAGCCCTGTTAAGCGCTTTATTTTGGGCGGTGAACATGCCGGCTGGACTTCTTATGCCGATGCCGTTGCTACCATGCCGACGACCCCGATTGCGGATGAACGGGCCGGTACCGACATGCTGTATAGTTCGGGTACAACCGGTCAGCCCAAGGGCGTCCGCTTCCCTCTACCCGAAGACCCGGACATCGCATCGCCTAACGCATTATCCGGCCTTGCCGCGATGGCGTTCAAATTTTCTTCCAACAGCATCTATTTGTCGCCTGCGCCGCTTTATCATGCGGCACCGTTGCGGTGGTGCATTGCGGTGCACCGGCTGGGCGGAACGGTTGTCGTCATGGAAAAATTTGATCCAGAGGCAGCGCTCGCCGCGATCGAAAAATACAAGATTAATGCCAGCCAATGGGTGCCAACCCATTTCGCCCGGATGCTGAAATTGCCGGAAGATGTCCGGAACAGCTATGATGTGTCGTCGCTGGAAACGGCGGTCCATGCGGCGGCACCATGTCCGATCCCGATCAAAGAGGCGATGATCGAATGGTGGGGCCCCGTTCTGCGCGAATATTATGCCGGCACCGAAGGTCAGGGCATCACCTTCATTTCCAGCGAAGAGTGGCTGACCCATAAAGGTTCGGTCGGGCGTCCGCTTAACGCCGTCATGCACATCTGCGATGAAAATGGCGACGATGTCGAAGTGGGTCAGGAAGGTACGGTCTTTTTCGAAAGCGAGAATGTCTTTAGCTACCACAACGACGAAGAGAAGACGAGGAACGCAACCAACAAACATGGCTGGACGACGCTGGGTGATGTGGGCCGGCTAGATGAGGAAGGCTATCTCTACCTCACCGACCGCAAGAGTTTCATGATCATTTCGGGCGGCGTGAACATCTATCCGCAGGAAATCGAAAACCATCTGGTCACCCATCCCAAGGTCAGGGATGTCGCCGTCATTGGCGGGCCCCATGATGAAATGGGCGAAGAGGTGATCGCTGTGGTCCAGCCACTCGATATGACCGAAGCTGGTGATTCCTTACGGGACGAACTGACCGCTTATGCGCGGGAAAAATTGTCGGGGATCAAAATTCCGCGACGGATCGATTTCCGGGAAGAGCTACCCCGTCACGACACAGGCAAATTGTACAAGCGCCTGTTACGGGACGAATATTGGGCCGAGAAAAAGGCGTGA
- a CDS encoding crotonase/enoyl-CoA hydratase family protein: MSEVLTQAQDGVLIITINRPEAKNAVNQAVAQGIAAAMEQLDADKSLNAGIITGAGGTFCSGMDLKAFLKGELPSIKGKGFAGFIESPPAKPLIGAVEGYALAGGMEIAIACDLLVANTQAQFGIPEVKRSLVAAAGGLLTLPSIIGKRMAMELALTGDFISAQRAYEIGFVNRLTDGAAIDAALELASKVAANGPLALIATKRVINERPDWNSTEMWKKQNEICSPVFTSKDSREGALAFAEKRKPNWQGE; encoded by the coding sequence ATGTCTGAAGTTTTGACCCAGGCGCAAGATGGCGTCCTGATTATCACGATCAACAGGCCCGAAGCTAAGAACGCCGTCAATCAGGCGGTTGCGCAGGGTATTGCGGCGGCGATGGAGCAACTCGATGCCGACAAAAGCCTGAACGCCGGGATCATTACCGGCGCGGGTGGTACTTTCTGCTCGGGTATGGATCTCAAAGCTTTCCTGAAAGGCGAATTGCCGAGCATCAAGGGCAAGGGTTTCGCAGGGTTCATTGAATCGCCCCCCGCCAAGCCCTTGATCGGGGCGGTGGAAGGATATGCCCTGGCCGGAGGCATGGAGATAGCCATCGCTTGCGACCTTCTGGTGGCCAACACCCAAGCCCAATTCGGTATTCCCGAAGTCAAGCGCAGTCTGGTCGCTGCCGCCGGCGGGTTGCTGACATTGCCGTCGATCATTGGCAAAAGAATGGCGATGGAGCTGGCGTTGACCGGTGATTTTATCTCTGCACAGCGCGCTTATGAGATCGGCTTTGTAAATCGTTTAACAGACGGCGCAGCTATCGACGCAGCTTTGGAACTGGCGTCCAAGGTGGCTGCCAATGGCCCGCTGGCCTTGATCGCCACGAAAAGGGTCATCAACGAAAGGCCGGACTGGAACTCGACCGAGATGTGGAAGAAGCAGAATGAAATCTGCAGTCCGGTCTTCACATCAAAGGATTCGCGCGAAGGCGCATTAGCTTTTGCGGAAAAACGTAAACCAAATTGGCAAGGTGAGTAA
- a CDS encoding acyl-CoA dehydrogenase family protein, whose translation MSKPSPQELADFEKQCDAWFAENTVRDPGFMLPLTFMEVSTDQQFDFLRAWQRKVYEAGYFGMSWPTEYGGYGMHPEYQRIATRIMKSHDAPIMINAIANGWTGPLLLDIGREEDKRRYIKPMLSAEEIWCQGFSEPEHGSDLGSAQTKAVRDGDEYVINGSKIWTSLGDRADYMILLARTSNDGPSKYAGLSFFLAPMKIPGVETRRLKKLTGEYGFTQCFFTDARIPASGLVGEEGQGWMVAMKTLEYERGAKVNPVGGYFVKEMDVMSIVDFARTAKRGGKPVLDDPVMRDKLVEYMIDIQALNLNNQRRRMAPLTSDRPMGLALMNKLARTELVRELTEFSLQFQGNRAGYYVGDENAVDDGYWHRSYLNSFSATIGGGTSQIQKNIIGEHVLGLPKGR comes from the coding sequence ATGAGCAAACCAAGCCCCCAAGAACTTGCGGATTTCGAAAAGCAATGCGACGCCTGGTTCGCCGAGAATACAGTGCGCGATCCCGGATTCATGCTGCCCCTGACCTTTATGGAAGTGTCCACCGACCAGCAGTTCGACTTTCTGCGCGCATGGCAGCGCAAGGTGTATGAGGCTGGCTATTTCGGCATGAGCTGGCCCACCGAATATGGTGGCTATGGCATGCATCCCGAATATCAGCGGATCGCCACGCGTATCATGAAATCGCATGATGCGCCGATCATGATCAACGCGATTGCCAATGGCTGGACCGGACCTCTGTTGCTCGACATCGGCCGGGAAGAGGACAAGCGCCGTTATATCAAGCCGATGCTGAGCGCGGAGGAAATCTGGTGTCAGGGCTTTTCCGAACCCGAGCATGGCTCCGATCTCGGCTCCGCGCAGACCAAGGCTGTGCGGGATGGCGACGAATATGTGATCAACGGATCGAAAATCTGGACCTCGCTAGGTGACCGCGCGGATTATATGATCCTGCTCGCACGGACCTCGAATGATGGCCCGAGCAAATATGCAGGGCTCAGCTTTTTCCTGGCGCCGATGAAGATTCCCGGCGTGGAAACACGGCGGCTGAAAAAACTGACCGGTGAATATGGCTTTACCCAATGCTTCTTCACCGACGCGCGGATCCCTGCATCGGGCCTTGTCGGCGAAGAGGGACAAGGCTGGATGGTCGCCATGAAAACGCTGGAATATGAGCGCGGCGCGAAGGTCAATCCGGTGGGTGGTTATTTCGTCAAGGAAATGGATGTGATGAGCATCGTCGATTTCGCCCGCACGGCAAAACGGGGTGGCAAGCCGGTGCTCGACGATCCCGTGATGCGTGACAAGCTGGTCGAATATATGATCGACATTCAAGCGCTGAACCTGAACAACCAGCGCCGCCGCATGGCGCCCTTGACCAGTGACCGGCCGATGGGGCTCGCCCTGATGAACAAGCTTGCCCGCACCGAGCTGGTTCGGGAGCTGACCGAATTCTCGTTGCAGTTTCAGGGGAACCGCGCGGGCTATTATGTCGGCGATGAGAATGCGGTCGACGACGGTTATTGGCACCGTTCCTATCTGAACAGCTTTTCCGCCACCATTGGCGGCGGCACCAGCCAGATTCAGAAGAATATCATCGGAGAACATGTGCTGGGACTGCCCAAAGGGCGGTGA
- a CDS encoding GNAT family N-acetyltransferase: MSEVTAELLSRVSDVAPAAWDALNPRGNPFVSHAFLSALEESGSVGPGTGWSPAPIVIRDTEDTPAAALPAYLKTHSQGEYVFDHHWADAFERAGGRYYPKLQIAAPFSPVPGPRLMMRDPLHAASLLAAAETVVDQNGLSSAHATFVDESELDYYRAAGWLVRIGTQFHWQNRGYGSFDDFLGELSSRKRKAIRKERAAAQASVRIEQISGADITAEMWDAFWVFYQDTGARKWGRPYLTRSFFDIIGDSMKDSIILFLAYDGATPIAGALNFASPECLYGRYWGCTRDVPFLHFELCYYQAVDYAIAHSLPRVEAGAQGEHKLARGYEPVPTYSAHYIANGGFRSAVSDFLERETHAMEREIEFLGEMGPFKRL; this comes from the coding sequence ATGTCTGAGGTTACTGCCGAACTGCTGAGCCGGGTTAGCGATGTCGCGCCTGCCGCTTGGGATGCGCTCAACCCGCGCGGCAACCCTTTTGTCAGCCACGCCTTCCTGTCGGCGCTTGAGGAATCGGGTAGCGTTGGCCCGGGTACGGGATGGTCGCCCGCCCCTATCGTTATCCGGGATACGGAGGACACCCCTGCGGCGGCACTACCTGCTTATCTGAAGACGCATAGCCAGGGCGAATATGTGTTCGACCACCATTGGGCCGATGCCTTCGAACGGGCGGGCGGACGTTATTATCCAAAGCTACAAATAGCGGCGCCCTTTTCGCCGGTGCCGGGTCCAAGGCTTATGATGCGCGATCCGCTGCATGCGGCATCGCTGCTGGCGGCTGCCGAAACCGTGGTCGACCAAAATGGTCTGTCCTCGGCCCATGCGACCTTTGTCGACGAGTCCGAGCTGGACTATTATCGCGCGGCGGGCTGGCTTGTGCGCATCGGTACGCAATTCCACTGGCAAAATCGCGGCTATGGCAGTTTTGACGATTTTCTGGGCGAATTGTCTTCGCGCAAACGCAAGGCAATCCGCAAGGAACGGGCGGCGGCGCAGGCATCTGTTCGGATCGAGCAAATTTCGGGGGCGGATATCACCGCCGAAATGTGGGACGCCTTTTGGGTTTTCTATCAGGATACCGGCGCACGCAAATGGGGGCGACCCTATCTTACGCGGTCCTTTTTCGATATCATTGGCGACAGCATGAAGGACAGCATTATCCTGTTCCTTGCCTATGATGGCGCCACGCCCATTGCCGGTGCGTTGAACTTCGCCAGTCCCGAGTGCCTCTATGGCCGCTATTGGGGCTGCACCCGTGACGTCCCCTTTCTCCATTTCGAGCTCTGCTATTATCAGGCCGTCGACTATGCGATCGCGCATAGTCTGCCGCGTGTCGAAGCTGGGGCGCAGGGCGAACACAAGCTGGCGCGGGGCTATGAGCCGGTCCCGACCTATTCTGCGCACTATATTGCCAATGGCGGCTTTCGTTCGGCGGTTTCCGATTTTCTGGAGCGCGAGACACACGCCATGGAACGCGAGATCGAGTTTCTGGGCGAAATGGGGCCGTTCAAGCGGCTCTGA
- a CDS encoding RidA family protein has protein sequence MIEEKLTELGIILPEPAAPVASYVPTVDAGGMLYVSGQLPFVDGKVITGKVGDARSLADGQLAARACGIMLIAQIKKALGGDLDRVERIVKLGVFVASTSEFTDQPEVANGASDLMEAVFGDAGKHARAAVSVPVLPRDATVEIDCVVKVRAI, from the coding sequence ATGATTGAAGAAAAACTCACCGAATTGGGCATCATCCTGCCTGAACCTGCAGCTCCGGTCGCGTCCTATGTACCGACGGTCGACGCGGGCGGGATGCTTTATGTGTCCGGGCAATTGCCCTTTGTCGACGGCAAGGTGATTACCGGAAAGGTTGGCGATGCGCGCAGTTTGGCCGATGGCCAACTCGCCGCCCGGGCGTGCGGCATCATGCTGATCGCGCAGATCAAAAAAGCGCTGGGCGGGGATCTGGACCGTGTCGAGCGGATCGTCAAACTGGGTGTCTTTGTTGCATCGACATCCGAATTTACCGATCAACCGGAGGTCGCAAACGGCGCGTCCGACTTGATGGAGGCGGTGTTCGGCGATGCCGGAAAACACGCGCGTGCAGCGGTATCGGTGCCTGTCCTACCGCGCGATGCGACCGTGGAAATCGACTGTGTTGTAAAGGTGCGCGCGATTTAA
- a CDS encoding HAD family hydrolase: MSKPLLISDCDEVLLHMIVPFRDWLDEAHHIHFDLVHGDWGEALRHKHDGTVVERGQVWDLLNGFFDTEMHRQQAIDGAVAAVNRLNEVADVVILTNLLDHRAEPRAAQLKAVGITAPVYTNQGGKGEALGRILDEYKPSVAVFVDDLGHQHDSVGELFPDVWRLHFVGEPLLWERVKSSKAAHARLDRWADAEHWIREKLVANEAAPALEKGLS; this comes from the coding sequence ATGAGCAAGCCTTTGTTGATTTCGGACTGCGACGAAGTGCTGTTGCATATGATTGTTCCGTTTCGTGACTGGCTGGACGAAGCGCATCATATCCATTTCGACCTCGTCCATGGGGATTGGGGGGAGGCCTTGCGCCACAAGCATGACGGCACCGTTGTCGAACGGGGACAGGTCTGGGACTTGCTCAACGGCTTTTTCGATACGGAAATGCACCGGCAACAGGCGATTGACGGGGCGGTGGCTGCGGTTAACCGGCTAAACGAAGTTGCCGATGTGGTGATATTGACCAATTTGCTCGACCATCGTGCCGAACCGCGCGCAGCGCAGTTGAAGGCGGTGGGTATCACGGCGCCTGTCTACACAAATCAGGGCGGCAAGGGCGAGGCGCTCGGCCGCATATTGGACGAGTATAAACCGAGCGTAGCGGTCTTCGTCGATGATCTGGGGCACCAGCATGATTCGGTCGGGGAGCTTTTTCCCGACGTCTGGCGGCTGCATTTTGTCGGGGAGCCTTTATTGTGGGAGAGGGTGAAGTCTTCCAAGGCCGCGCATGCACGTTTGGACCGATGGGCGGACGCTGAGCATTGGATCCGGGAGAAACTGGTGGCAAATGAAGCCGCACCTGCTTTGGAAAAGGGATTGTCATGA
- a CDS encoding DUF3572 family protein gives MHETNSKLEASSLAFQALAWALMDTSRADRLLALTGLTPEGLRTSIHHRGTQAAILSFLEAYEPDLIACAEVIGVPPTHLVKAREELEI, from the coding sequence ATGCACGAAACAAATAGCAAGTTAGAAGCGTCGAGTCTGGCGTTCCAGGCCTTGGCTTGGGCGTTGATGGACACGTCGCGCGCCGACCGGTTGCTCGCGCTCACGGGCCTGACACCGGAAGGCTTGCGCACCTCAATCCACCACCGCGGGACTCAAGCGGCCATACTCTCTTTTCTGGAGGCGTATGAGCCCGACCTGATTGCCTGCGCAGAGGTCATCGGTGTGCCCCCGACCCATTTGGTCAAAGCCCGTGAGGAATTGGAAATATGA
- a CDS encoding response regulator, translating to MSKKVMIVEDNELNLKLFTDLLRAHQFTVEGVRDGRLALEQARMFAPDLVIMDIQLPHVSGIDLIEAMQKDPVLSAIPVMAVTAYAGKGDEERILQAGARGYLSKPVSVMKFLEAVRAIIG from the coding sequence ATGTCAAAAAAGGTGATGATTGTTGAGGACAATGAATTGAACCTCAAGCTTTTCACCGACCTGCTGCGTGCGCACCAGTTCACTGTTGAAGGTGTGCGTGATGGGCGGCTGGCGTTGGAACAGGCCCGGATGTTCGCGCCGGATCTCGTGATCATGGACATCCAGTTGCCGCATGTCAGCGGCATCGACCTGATCGAGGCCATGCAGAAGGACCCTGTTCTTTCCGCAATTCCGGTGATGGCCGTCACCGCCTATGCCGGTAAAGGCGACGAAGAGCGCATCCTGCAGGCAGGCGCGCGCGGTTATCTGTCAAAGCCAGTATCTGTGATGAAGTTTCTGGAAGCTGTCCGGGCTATTATCGGTTGA
- a CDS encoding calcium:proton antiporter has translation MHKLIHQWTWAAPVLAWLLIAAAVGMTLPAGLLAVVLIATVLAAVHHAELVAHRVGEPFGTFLLAIAVTIIELGLIITLMSAAGPDAASLARDTVFAAVMIILNGLIGACIFFGAIVHKEQSFKQTGVSASLATLCALTVLTLVLPNFTVSEPGPVYSPSQLGFVAIVSFLLYATFVAVQTVRHRDYFLPAKTLAADEDIHADPPTNAQTVFSAVALLACLGAVVLLAKTLAPTIEAAVASAGAPRAVVGVIIAALVLLPESVAAVRAALANRLQTSLNLGLGSALATIGLTIPAVAALSLMVGLPIALGLDMKGMVLLFLTLVVTTLTLGTGKTTVLQGAVHLLIFAVYLFTTIVP, from the coding sequence ATGCACAAATTAATTCACCAATGGACCTGGGCCGCACCTGTGTTGGCCTGGCTACTGATTGCGGCGGCGGTTGGCATGACATTGCCAGCCGGACTTCTGGCAGTGGTCCTGATTGCCACCGTATTGGCCGCTGTGCACCATGCAGAACTCGTCGCGCACAGGGTAGGGGAGCCTTTCGGCACCTTTTTGCTCGCCATTGCCGTTACAATAATCGAGCTCGGCCTGATTATCACCCTCATGTCAGCCGCAGGTCCTGATGCCGCGAGCCTAGCGCGCGATACCGTTTTCGCAGCGGTAATGATCATCCTCAACGGCCTGATCGGCGCTTGCATATTTTTCGGCGCAATCGTGCATAAAGAGCAAAGTTTCAAACAGACCGGTGTGAGTGCGTCGCTCGCAACGCTCTGCGCCTTGACCGTGTTGACGCTCGTATTGCCCAATTTCACCGTCAGCGAACCGGGGCCGGTCTATTCCCCTTCGCAACTGGGCTTTGTGGCGATTGTTTCTTTCCTGCTCTACGCAACCTTCGTGGCCGTGCAGACCGTGCGCCACCGCGACTATTTCTTGCCCGCCAAGACACTGGCGGCGGATGAGGATATCCATGCCGACCCGCCTACCAACGCGCAAACGGTGTTTTCCGCTGTCGCGTTGCTCGCCTGTCTGGGCGCTGTGGTGCTGCTTGCCAAAACACTGGCGCCAACAATCGAAGCAGCGGTTGCCTCGGCCGGTGCCCCGCGTGCGGTTGTGGGGGTGATTATCGCGGCGCTTGTTTTGCTACCGGAAAGCGTGGCTGCGGTTCGGGCGGCTCTGGCCAACCGTCTTCAGACGAGCCTCAATCTCGGTCTAGGGTCTGCGTTGGCGACGATCGGCTTGACGATTCCTGCCGTTGCCGCGCTGTCCTTGATGGTTGGCCTACCGATCGCCCTGGGATTGGACATGAAGGGAATGGTGTTGCTGTTCCTGACTCTGGTCGTCACCACCTTGACGCTTGGCACCGGCAAGACGACGGTACTTCAAGGGGCAGTGCATCTGCTGATTTTCGCGGTCTATCTGTTTACGACCATCGTGCCGTAA
- the rpmG gene encoding 50S ribosomal protein L33 — MAKPATIKIKLLSTADTGFFYVTKKNPRNITEKMTFRKYDPVVRKHVEFKEAKIK, encoded by the coding sequence ATGGCGAAGCCAGCCACGATCAAGATCAAGCTGCTCAGCACTGCTGACACTGGCTTTTTCTATGTCACCAAGAAGAACCCGCGCAACATCACCGAAAAGATGACGTTCCGCAAATATGATCCCGTTGTGCGCAAGCATGTCGAGTTCAAGGAAGCCAAAATCAAGTAA
- a CDS encoding TMEM165/GDT1 family protein, protein MDALLSTFLSVFLAEMGDRTQILAAALALRYHKNGAILAGLALATLCNSALSAAGGSVIDQWISEAPVKLFAGLAYIFAGAGMLMWRRTVDPLTNWKLPAFLTAFLGLFILEFGDKSQFIIAAQSARTPYWGMALIGGFTGIMAATIPAVLLRERLAQIVPLKPIRWISGGLLLLWGFMLATQAFGIS, encoded by the coding sequence ATGGACGCACTGCTTTCCACATTCCTGTCCGTCTTTCTCGCCGAAATGGGCGACCGGACACAGATTCTGGCGGCTGCGCTCGCGTTGCGCTACCATAAAAATGGCGCGATCCTCGCCGGACTTGCGCTTGCGACCTTATGCAACAGCGCCCTTTCTGCCGCAGGAGGTTCCGTTATAGATCAGTGGATCAGCGAAGCGCCGGTCAAGCTGTTTGCCGGCCTCGCCTATATATTTGCCGGTGCCGGAATGTTGATGTGGCGGCGCACAGTTGACCCGCTGACAAACTGGAAATTACCCGCTTTTCTCACCGCCTTTTTGGGATTGTTCATTCTCGAATTCGGAGACAAGAGCCAGTTCATCATCGCGGCGCAAAGCGCGCGCACGCCCTATTGGGGAATGGCGCTTATAGGTGGCTTTACGGGGATCATGGCAGCGACCATCCCGGCTGTCCTGCTGCGCGAACGCCTCGCGCAAATTGTGCCTCTCAAGCCCATTCGCTGGATCTCTGGCGGACTATTGTTGCTATGGGGTTTCATGCTGGCAACGCAGGCGTTCGGGATCTCTTAA
- a CDS encoding Dps family protein, with protein sequence MAEGDNSKKALADALNGLLADYYALYLKTKNFHWHVTGPHFREYHLLFDEQATELIATTDLVAERVRKLGQDTLTSIGAIAGKQRIKDHDSTSTDAAKMLKELHSDNETLVKALKEAKDLAEEAGDNATDGLLDDWTDQAEQRAWFLAATIGKA encoded by the coding sequence ATGGCAGAAGGTGATAACAGCAAAAAGGCATTGGCCGACGCCCTGAACGGGCTGCTTGCAGATTATTATGCGCTCTATCTGAAGACGAAAAATTTTCACTGGCATGTCACCGGCCCGCATTTCCGTGAATATCATCTGCTGTTCGACGAACAGGCCACCGAATTGATCGCAACGACCGACCTTGTAGCCGAGCGCGTGCGGAAATTGGGCCAGGATACCTTGACCTCGATCGGCGCCATAGCGGGCAAGCAGCGTATAAAGGATCATGATTCCACGTCCACCGATGCCGCCAAGATGTTGAAGGAGCTGCATTCGGATAACGAGACTTTGGTGAAAGCGCTAAAGGAAGCCAAAGACCTCGCCGAAGAGGCGGGCGACAATGCGACCGACGGGCTGCTCGACGATTGGACGGATCAGGCAGAGCAACGCGCATGGTTCCTTGCGGCGACCATCGGGAAAGCCTGA